A stretch of Halichondria panicea chromosome 1, odHalPani1.1, whole genome shotgun sequence DNA encodes these proteins:
- the LOC135341133 gene encoding uncharacterized protein LOC135341133 has product MNRYNMSNFIILAIAILSVLDCSAAQNYNCLQSIAQNPPGKCPTWYWYQNSTQCVCGGSQYTNAYITQCKVPPQLLRRDYCATFENNMTSLGRCPYNTRYNTVPHELITQDTLQLTEQICSPLNRTGLLCSDCLPGLGPAVFSYYRECKECVGSPYGWFLFFVRLMLPLTVLCIIVIVFRINIASPALNGFVLCVQLITNVFNNYPFAVHGLEESYSITQFVADVYGLFSLDFFTYAVPSFCISEEMNMLTVLSLQYIEALYPMVLILLVYICITLHDKGCRIIVIVWRPLHKCLVRFRKSWQIKGSVINAFTTFMLLSYCKFCSISLYLIQPVTIWNVCGYTTNNIYYDAKTEAFSKNHIPYIVLSSLFTLFFVLLPALFILFYQNRTFQKFLVLCRLKCLLIDEMANITQGCFKNGTEPGTRDYRWFAGLYLILRIILVFCINQQFSELIYAMGPTIPAVLVLALRPYRVDWCNILDSIFWLIFSIGTSWHLYWTAYNAGWIDLPNVLKLIPLLYIVCYVAYSTFKLCRSWYKTKKSRKNAVNNDEETIPHRLLYPNEYEPLIATVSQD; this is encoded by the coding sequence ATGAATAGATATAACATGAGTAATTTTATAATCTTAGCTATTGCAATACTAAGTGTGTTAGATTGTAGTGCAGCTCAGAATTATAATTGCCTACAGTCCATAGCACAAAATCCTCCTGGAAAATGCCCTACTTGGTATTGGTACCAGAACAGTACTCAGTGTGTTTGTGGAGGTAGTCAGTACACTAATGCCTATATCACTCAGTGTAAAGTTCCACCACAACTTCTCAGAAGAGACTACTGCGCAACCTTTGAAAACAATATGACGTCTTTAGGACGCTGCCCTTACAACACACGATACAATACAGTACCACACGAACTCATAACGCAGGACACATTGCAACTAACTGAGCAAATATGTAGCCCTCTGAATCGCACCGGGCTCTTGTGTAGTGATTGTTTACCAGGACTAGGACCAGCTGTGTTTTCGTACTATCGAGAATGCAAAGAATGCGTGGGTTCTCCATATGGATGGTTCCTCTTCTTTGTGAGGCTAATGTTGCCACTTACTGTGTTATGCATTATTGTCATTGTATTTAGGATCAATATAGCATCTCCTGCTTTGAATGGATTTGTGCTTTGCGTCCAACTGATCACAAATGTGTTTAACAATTACCCGTTTGCTGTTCATGGATTGGAGGAATCATACTCGATAACACAATTCGTTGCTGATGTATATGGATTATTCAGCTTAGATTTTTTCACATATGCTGTTCCCTCATTTTGCATCAGTGAAGAAATGAACATGTTAACAGTGTTGTCATTGCAATATATCGAGGCTCTTTACCCAATGGTATTGATATTGCTTGTGTACATCTGTATAACGCTACATGACAAAGGGTGTAGAATAATTGTGATTGTGTGGAGGCCATTGCACAAATGTTTAGTAAGATTCAGGAAGAGTTGGCAAATCAAAGGGTCTGTGATTAATGCATTCACGACTTTTATGCTGTTGTCATACTGTAAGTTTTGTTCTATCTCACTGTACCTGATCCAACCTGTTACAATTTGGAATGTGTGTGGATATACTACAAACAACATCTACTATGATGCCAAGACAGAAGCATTCTCTAAGAACCACATTCCGTACATAGTTTTATCATCTTTATTTACCCTGTTCTTTGTACTATTGCCTGCTCTTTTCATCTTATTTTACCAGAACAGAACTTTTCAAAAATTTCTTGTTTTATGTCGATTAAAATGCCTCTTGATAGACGAAATGGCTAATATTACTCAAGGATGCTTTAAGAATGGAACTGAACCAGGAACAAGGGACTATCGATGGTTTGCTGGCTTATATCTAATCCTCCGAATCATTCTGGTGTTTTGCATCAACCAACAGTTCAGTGAACTAATTTACGCCATGGGACCGACCATTCCAGCTGTATTAGTGCTAGCATTACGCCCATATCGAGTTGACTGGTGCAATATTCTCGACTCAATTTTTTGGTTGATATTTTCAATCGGAACATCTTGGCACCTGTATTGGACAGCATATAATGCTGGATGGATAGACCTACCAAACGTTTTGAAATTGATACCTCTTTTATACATTGTATGCTACGTAGCCTATTCGACTTTCAAACTGTGTCGATCGTGGTACAAAACGAAAAAGTCTCGAAAAAATGCAGTAAACAACGACGAAGAGACAATCCCCCATCGCCTTCTGTATCCAAATGAGTATGAACCACTTATTGCAACAGTTTCTCAAGATTAA